The [Clostridium] scindens ATCC 35704 nucleotide sequence ATCCTACAGAAGGAGTATGAGGATATTATTCTCAGGATCGCCGACAGCGGATATGCCAATCTGGAGTCAGAACTGGCTGGCCTTAATGAGACGCTTGAGAGGCTGGGGGCCAGCAAGGCACGCTGGGGGCAGACAGCCGACCGCCTCAAAGAGTGGAAGCAGCAGGATGTGACGCCCAACCAGTCCATCTGGGATATCGACAAATTCGCGGACGGAAGCATTTCCGAAGGGGAACTTGAGAGGCTCAAAGAGAGCCTTCTGGATATCCAGGAAGAATTAGAAGAGCAGCGCCGGGAGGCAGACTCGGACCTGCGCAAGATCAAGAAGGAAGAAAAGGATGCCAGAGAGGAATTAAAGGAACTGAAGCAGGGGAAGAAGGCGTATCCCAGGGAACTGGAAGAGGCCAGATACGAACTGCGCAACCGTCTTCACGAGCGATGCGGGAAATTCGTCAACGTACAGATACTCGCAGACCTTCTGGATATTAAGGATGAGCGGTGGCACAACGCGATCGAAGGCTATCTGGGCAGCAATAAGCTGCTGCTTGTGGTGGAACCGGGATATGCCAGGGAAGCCATGGACATCTACCAAGGGATGGACAGAAAGAAATATTACCGTGCGGCCGTTCTGGACACGGAGAAGGTCATGGAGGATGGGCACCAGGCAAAGGAGGGCTCCCTTGCAGAGGAAATTGTGGCAAAAGAGCCTTATGTCAGGGCTTACATCGACTTTTTCCTGGGAAATGTGATGAAATGCGAATCTATAGAGGAACTGCGGGAGCACCGGATCGGAATCACGCCGGACTGCGTCTTGTATCACAGCTACCGCCTGCAGCATATCAATCCGGATAATTATACCAGGCGGGCCTATATCGGAGAGACGAGTATGCGAAAGCGTATCCGCCAGTTGGAGGAGAAGTGCCAGCATCTCCAGGAAGAGCGTCTGCCTCTGCAGGAGATGCTGGAGGAAATCCGAAAGACTATGCAGCTGGAAATGCTGATGCAGCCGATCTCCGATTATCTGGGCTGGCTGTCTGATATAGAGCAGATTCCGGCAAAAGAGCGAAGGAAGAAGCAGATCGTAGAGAAAATGCAGCGCTTAAAAGAGGAATCCGTGGATACCTGGAATCGTCAGAAAGAGGAAATCCAGCGGCAGCAGGAGGATAAAAAAGCGCAGATCGATCAGGTGCAGAAGGACATCTGGAACAACCAGAAGGATATTGAACGATTCCGGGAGGAACTTATACAGTCCGAGTCCGCATTGGTGCAGCAGAAGCAAAAGACTGTGGAAAACCCTGAATATGAGCAAGAATTCCAGGAGTACCTTGCAGGGAAGAAATCATCCAATTATGAATATCTGAAGCGGCAGAGGATTGCAGAGCGCTATCCGAAGCAGGAAAGGGAGGAGCAGGCATACCAGAAACTGGTGGATATCCGAGGCGAATACCTGAGGAATTATCCAAACCGTACCTACTCCGCGGCAATTAAGAATAACGAGGCTTACGATAAACTGCTGAACACGCTGCAGTGCGACGATCTGGAATCTTACCGGGAGTCGGCGAAAGAACAGGCGCGCCAGGCGGTGGAACATTTTAAGGATGACTTTATCTTTAAGATACGAAGCGCCATCCGGGAAGCCTACCAGCGCAGGGACGAACTGAACCGCATCATCAGCAGGCTGGACTTCGGAAAAGATAAGTATCAATTTGTAATTACCAAGAATAAAGGGGCCGACGGGAAATATTACAAGATGTTCATGGACGATTCGCTGCAGATCAATCCAAGCCAGCTGACCAATACCATAGACAATCAGCTTAACATGTTCACCATGGAGCATGAGGATCAGTACGGGGATCTGATGAATGAACTGATCAACATCTTCATCCCGCCGGAAAACGCAACGAAGGAAGAACTGGACGAGGCGAAGAAGAACATGGACAAGTATGCGGATTACCGCACCTATCTGTCCTTCGATATGCAGCAGATCGTAAAAGGCGATAAAGATATGACCATCGGTCTTAGCAAGATGATCAAGAAGAACTCCGGCGGCGAGGGACAGAATCCGCTGTACGTAGCGCTTCTTGCCAGTTTCGCGCAAGTTTACCGTATCAACCTCTCGCCCAAAATCCACAGAAGCCCCACCATACGGCTGGTCGTACTGGATGAGGCCTTCTCCAAGATGGATGCGGAAAAAGTGGCCAGTTGCATCTCGCTGATCCGGGGACTCGGCTTCCAGGCCATTATCAGCGCTACCAACGATAAAATACAGAATTACCTGGAAAATGTAGATAAGACATTCGTGTATGCCAATCCGAACAAGCGGCATATATCGATACAGGAATTTGAGAGGAAAGATTTTGGGGAACTGAAAGATTGAAAGATAACACGTAACAATATTAAGATGTGCACGTAACACTTTTCAAAAATGTTACGTGCACATCTTAATATTGTTACGTGTCAAACCGCACTAACTGGTGTGTCAAATTGAAAGGAGCGTGCCAGAATGTATATTGTAGATAAAATTATAAATAAATGTGAAAAAAGCAGCAGGGATTGGCGAAGCGGTGCCTCCGGGCGCCGTACGATACAGATTATGCAGTCGGATTATGACAGATGTGGGAAATCAGTGCTGATAAGCGAAGTGAAGGAATTGGAATTCCGGGGGCTGATCGAGATTGAAAAGTGGGTAACCAGAGGAAGCGATGTAGATATAATTGCTTTTCGGGTGGAAAAGCTGGACAAATTCTATGAATTAGCCAAAAGCGAGGGAAGAATGGTCTGGCCGAAACAGGAACGGGTTGATTATTATAGAGGGATGCTGGAGGCAGAACTTGGGAAGGGTATAGAAAAGAATTGGATCCGGGAGTATTACAGATACCTTATATCTAGACTGGATAAAGGAAATTTTCCAAAAGATGTGGAGAAATTAGAATTATATACTTGCTGCCTCAGAGGGATTGACGAATTGGAGGAGCCTGTATATAAACGCATATTCAGCAAAAAGTACCTTAACAATTCAAAAAAATTTGAAAAGGAGGTGCAGGGCCATCTCATATCTGTAGCAAAGAAGTATTGGGATGAGATCGAAGAAGATATGGATGACAAGACGGTGCTGTCGCAGTTACTGCTCGAGGAATACGCTCAGGAACTGGAAATGAAAGGGCCCCTCAGGCTGATTATCGAATCAGGGGGTAAGATGCAATCGGAAGAAGGAACAGAGATAGAAGGAGAGACACCGCCAGATCAAGAAATAGATATATCTGCCTTCATTTATGGCGTTACATTAAACAGTGCGATGCTGAAATATAGCAGAATCGCGCCTAAGCAGCCGGATATCAGACGTATCATTACCATAGAAAATAAGGCAAATTTTGTATCTGTGCCCTATGATCCTCACACATTATATATTTTCAGCCATGGATACTTTTCGCCAAAAGAAAGGGAATTTTTGAAAAAATTGGCGTATATTTTGAACGAAGAGGATGTGGGATATTATCACAGCGGCGATCTGGATTACGGCGGTATTAAGATATATGAATATATTAAGAAACGTATTTTCCCGGAATTAAGGCCTTATCTGATGGATGTAGAGACTTATGACAGGTATTTGGAATATGGAGAGGAAGCGCCGGAAAGTGTCCTGAAGAAGATAAAAACGGTGGGATTGCCGGAGTTTCAAGGGCTGATAGGCCGTATGCTGGAGACGGGGCTTATGATTGAGCAAGAAAGTTTTTTGATTTAAACGCCGATATCGAGTTTGTAAAAGATGAGATAGAGAAGATAAATAAGTGCAAAAGAACCGCTGCCGTTGGGGTGAGGACAGCGGTTCTTCTTTTACGATGTTATACGCTTTCTGCGATTTTTGGGTTATTCTCAGGAATTCATCGATAGCTTCCGTGCTGTTGCAATGCAGCGGGGATACGCGGATCACGCCTTCGATCTCGAGGGCTTCTACGATTCTCTTGGAGTACATGCTGCTTCTTAAGCGCTCGAATACGGTAACGCCGTGATCGAGATATTTTTGTACGCATTCAGAGTACTCAATTCCTTTAATGCCCATGGCGACAATCAGGTCTTTATATGTAAGGTCTTCCATATCTACAGATACTTCGACATTATCAATGTGTCTTAAGCCTGGAACTTCGTCGGTTCCTTCCAGCATGCGGTAGAGAAGCGCTCTTTCCTGGAGATGGCTCCGGTTCATGCCTTCCACATACAGGGCACGCTTATCAGCCTTATCGGCATCCTCTAAGAAATGCGCGCCGATGTCGCATACATAGTCGATGACAGCCATCATTGCCGCATAGTTTGCCGGCAACGGGGTTCCGAGATTTCACACATCCATTCGCCGTCCTTTAGAATATATGCTTTCTGATTACGTCAAAGGATGCCGGTCCTACATCCAGTACGGCCTTGTGGAACCGCTTCTGGGTGAATCCGTCTCCCCACTTATCCATGGCATCTTTTTTCAGTTCCAGGAATTCCACATAGCCGATGTAATATTTCAAGTAGTTGGCAGGGTCCGCAATGATCAGGTCATAGATGTCTTCTATGGTATTCGTATCCGTGATACCATAGCCGCGGAAGAAGGATACTGTATCCAACAGCGTCCATCCGTCATAGTGGATGCCCATGTCCGCCAGCGCATACAGGCCCAGGATGACGGAGGTATTCTTCTGCATCAGAGTTGCCTGCTCCTTGGTAAGCGGCGTATAGTAGTAGCTCATCATCTCGCTGTAAGTAGCCCAGCCTTCCGTGTATCCGCCATAATTGAGAAGATTGCGGATGGGGTCTGGCTTTCGGCTCGCATAATAGACCGTCTGGTACAGATGGCCGGGATATCCTTCGTGGGCCAGGGTCGTAAACAGAGAGATGTCGTCAGGCATGTGTCCCTGGTTAATATAGATGACGTTATTCTTGGTACTGTCGATGGCAGGCACCATATAGAATGCAGGGCTTAGATATTCTTCCATGGACTTCTGCACGTATTTAATCTGGGTGCTGACTTCGGGAGGAGCAGGGAAAGAGTCCTTAAGCATTCCTTCCAGACCTGCCAATATGGAGGCAGGATTCGAATCTTCCAGTACCGTGCCCTGGGTCTTAAAGACATCCGAGGAGATAGAGGAGCCCTGCGTGGAAGCTGCCAGCACGGTCTGCATGGCTCTCAGGTCATCCAGCATCTGTGTCTGCGTCAGCTGCTGAAGCTGGGGGATCGTACGGCTGGATCCGGTCTCGTTTGCAACGACGTTTTCATAGTATTCACGCCCCTTTGGCAGATAGCACAGTCCGTTATTGTTCTTGCCGCTGGTGCGCAAGGCAGCCAGTCCGTCTTTTAACAGACTGTAAGAGGGAAAAATATATTCTTTGATAGCAGAAGCATTTTTCTCTATGTAGGATGCCTGCTCTTCCTCCTTCAGTTTTAAGGACTTCAGACGTTCCTCAAAGGAGGAATAAAGGTAGTTCTCATCCCCCATATCGATAAAGGCCTGACATTCCTTCATGATATCGTCGGCAGAATAGGAGGCCATAAAAAGCCCGGCCTCGGACTTGGCCTTCTCGAATTCAATGATGGACTGGAAGTATTCGGGCGTCTTGGACAATAGTTTTAAATATGTATCGACATCGGAGACATCGTAGAACTGATACTCTGATAAAAGCACCGGAAGCTGGGACTGGGTACCGGTAAGCGGAGCCAGGGGCTCGTCGTACAGGGAGAATTTGGCCTCCTTTACCGAAGAAGAGAGATAATCTTCCAGTACATCGTAAGTGAGTTTGTTCTTAGAGGAAAGTTCTTTGCGGTCGTAAGACTGAAGCAGTGCCAACGCGTTTTCCACAGAAGCGCATATGGCGGAGGTATCCGTGCTGCAAGCGCCATATGTGATGGGCGTATCTTTGATCCCATAGGCAGAAGGATCTTTTAAGGTATAGTGGAGTGTGATCGTGCTTCCGGATACCTCCTGGCAAAACAGGGATCTTGTATAGCTTTCAAAGCGTTGGTCTTCATCCTGGTGAAAATGTCGGAAGACTCCTATAGATAGGAAAATGGCGGCTAAGAAGAGAGATACTATGATGGCAGAACGTTTTTTTGACATAGTGGTCCTTGAAGTTTTTTTACATTTATATGCCGATAAAACAGGTATCATGCCGGGAAGCCATAGAATTCCTGCCAGTCCTGTGATAAAATAAAGAATTAAGAGATGGTATGGGGGTGACGTTATGCTGCACATATCTATATGCGACGACGAGCAGATGGCAGCAGAGAGGATACAGGGACTGATCGAGAAGGAACTTAAGGAACAGGGAATTGTCTATCAGATGGACCTGTTCAAAAATGGGGAAGAATTTCTCAGCCAGTATCAGATCCGCAGCGAGGAACTGATTTTCCTGGATATAGATATGCCCGTCAAGTCGGGGATAGAAGTAATTGAAGAATTAGAAGAGATCGGAAAGAACAAGGATGTGATCCTGATTACAAGCCACGACCATCTGGTGCTAAAGTCCCTTACATATGGGCCGTTCCAGATCATCCGTAAGATGAGCATGGCAGAAGATATTCCGAAGGCTGTCAGACGATATCTCCGGGAGAAGAAGCAGGAAGATATGATCATAGAATTTGTGGGAAAAGGATTTGTCCGGCATGTGAAGAAGGAAGATATCGTCTACCTGGAAAAGTACAGGCACAATATTACCGTTCATCTAAAGAACAGCGAGAATCTGTCTATCCGGGGAACTATGCAGGATTACGAAATTATGCTTGCCAGGCAGGGATTTGTCAGGATTCATCTGGGATATATCGTAAATCTGCGGCAATGTTATTCTATAGAAAAAAGCGAAATGATCATGACAGACGGAGCCAGGCTTCCCATCAGCCGGGACCGTCACAAGGCAGTCAAAGAGCAATTTATGATCAGCAGGAGAAATTGATACGAATCAGGGTATTCTATTCATTGGAGAGGCTGCGAACATAGCAGAGACAGGAATCGTGGTATATTTACTCGCCAGGTGCTTTCATTGGAAGGAGAAGTATATAAGCCCCAGAATGCTCTCGGCAATACTGTGGATCATGCTGTTTGCGCTGAGCCAGTTAAATGGATATTTTGTTTACAGCCATTATCTGGTGATCCTGGCGGATATCGTTCTGGTTTTTGCGTATACGGGAATCTTTATGCAAGGGGACATCCATCTGAAGCTCCTGGGGTGCCTGCTACCCTTTCTTACGGTGAGCATCATCAACATTTTGTGATGCAGAAATTGGCAGTGTTAAATTTGCAGCCAGCAGGCTGATGCTTGCGGCGGCTGTAGGATTCGCGTTGATCTGCCTGTATATTGGCTACTCCATCTTCTGCATCGGTCAGCAGAACAGCCAGTTGCTAAGATATGAGCTGCAGCAGTTTAAGAGTCGGGAGAATGAACGCCAGATCCAGGAAGCAGAGCGTGCCGTTTCAGCGGCTTTTTAAGCCGCAGATATTGAGCGGGCGCAGAGATTTGGTAAAATTGTCATAGGAATGCGAATCATTTGAGAAGAAACGGCATTCCAGAGGGAGGACGTAGGATGAAGAATATGAAAAGATGGATGGCGGCAGCGCTTGCCGTTATGCTGTGCTTAAGCTTGGCAGCCTGCAAAGGAAAGGATTTTGACGCGAAAGGCTATGTAAAGAGCGTACTGGATGCGCACTATCACGGAGAGTATAAGGACTACGCGAAATATCTGGATATCTCTGAGGAAGAGGCAAAGGCCGATCTTGACAAAGATGTGGATCAGCAGATCGATCAGGAGGTTGGCGCTATCATTGACCTGGGTGATGAAGGCAAGGCCAGATATAAGGAGATGCTTGTAAAAGTTGAGAAATTGGCAAAATATGAAGTGAAAGATGTCAAGAAGCAGGACAATGGCAACTACGTAGTGACCGTGGAAGTAGAGCCTTCCAACATATACCAGACGCTGGAGCAGAATTCCACTTCCGTGACGGAAGAGAAAGTGAATCAGGGACTGACCCCGTCAGACCCGGCAGTATTTGCTGATATCCTGGTTGAAAGCATCCAGAAGAGTATTGACGGCAATACTTATGGAGATGCGACGACGGTTGAGGTAAACGTGACTAAGGATGACAACGGCGCCTATGGCCTGGAGGAATCCGAAGTGCAGAAACTGGCAGACGCATTATTCCCACAATAGAGAAAAGAATATGTGACGATAACCAAAAGGATATTTCCCGGACTTGTGCTATGGGAGATATCCTTTTTCATTTTACCGTTAATGGCCTTTATATTAGCAGAATAGGGGATGAACTGAGGATATCGCGGAATGGAACCAGAATTCATCAGCAAGATATTCCGTCCTTTTGAGCAGGAGAGCGCGGATATTATTAAGAAATATGGAGGCTCCCGTCTTGGCATGGCAATTGCCGATCAGATGGTGCGCCTGATGGGCGGCGAGATCGTCATAGACAATTGAAACCATGCGTTCTCACTTAAAGTATAACTGGCAGCAGAATCACTCTCTTACTGAGTTTCGGGAAGGAGTTTGGGACACAATCAGACATAAGGTTGGAGACAAAAGCAGTTTTATGGTATGATGAAGAATACGAATAAGGGAGAACTGCATTGGCTTTATGGTGACCCTGGGAAAGGACGAGCGGGCAAGATTTGAAGCCGACCGAAGCGAATATTCTGAAAGCGTCCAGAAGGTTTACGATGACTCAAAAACCTATCATGATGGGAAATGGATGATGTTTGAGCCTGTTGACACATATTTGTTTGGCATTGATTTACATTAAGCAAGTGAGCGATCAGGGCAATATGAAAGGGAAATTCGACATTACCGTTGCTATTATTTGGTCATAAGTGTATTATTTGGTCATAAGTGTATTGACTGCTCAGTGGAATTTACTTGGATTATAGGGGTTGGATATGCCGTGTATTGTTTCCTTGAAAGTTAAATCCACACCCGAGTGCAATGATAAATCAATAATAAGTATGTGCGGAGGATAAAAAATGAAAAGAGAATTGGGAATCGCCCGTTGCGGTTTAGCTTGCTGCCTGTGTTCAGAAAACTGTTCCGGCTGCAATTCAGGAGAATGCCCGGACAAGGAATGGTGTGAAAACAGGAAATGTTCTCTTTCCAAAAGCATAGAGCATTGTTATGAATGCGAAGAAGAATGCAGAAAAGGCCTGTTAGCCAAAATCAAGCCCTATGGATTCACAGCATTCGTGAAAAAATATGGCGAGAAAGAGCTATTGGATTGTCTTGAACGAAATGAGGCAAACGGAATTGTCTATCATCGTAACGGTATAACAGGTGATTACGATGATTTTGATGATGTTGAAACGCTTATAGATTTTATAAAAACAGGCAAAAAATAACTTCCGATTTGTCGGATAAACCTTATTAGTGATCAGCAATCAGAAGGAGAATAGGTTTATGAATGAAAAGTTTCCGCAAGAAGCGAAAAAGATAATGGATGAAAGATTTGGACAATATACATTACTGTCACTTGCCACTACGGACCCAAACATTCGGTATGACATAGATTTCTCCGGTAACTGATGACTGTTGAAGTCCAAGATGGATGATTTTGGAGGAGGCGAAGAAGATGGTTCAATAGGCTATCGGGGAAGCGAAGGCGAGTGTGGAAGAATTGCAGATAACTTGAAAGATTTTTGAGGAAAACGCTCAAGAAAATGATTTCGATTTGTGTGAAGCGCAACAAGTTTGATAGATGAATACCTCTATTTCCGTTTATCGAGTAGTCAGGGCAAGGAGGGAGAGCAGTGTTTCTGGGAATCATCCAGCGGCTATCTGTTTACCGGAAACCGGGTTTACAAGGACGCTTTATTTGCCTATTATCCGTCAACGAACCCGGAGTCATACTTTGATTCTCTTGAAAAGATTTCGGAACTTCCGGTCGAAAAGGTTTTCCGGGGCATCATAGTTTAGTATTCAGCCGGAGATTTTAAGCAGATTGAGAAATGCGTTCAGGCAGATGCGGGAAGATGGTAAATTATATCACGGTAGCGGCACATTTGATTATGGGGAGTGGGCGGTATGGTTATAAAGAGAATGAATATCATTTGTCTGTGTGCTATGCAAAAAGTTTTGTCAGATAAAGAACAGCTAAAAAGAGATTGAAAGGAGCATTTATATGAAGTATGTATGTACGGTTATATCAGTAGCAGACATCGGCACCGCAAGAAAGTTTTATGAGGAACTGTTCGGGTTAGAAGTCTATCAGGATTACGGAAAGAATATCGCTTTTTCCTGCGGTCTGGCATTACAGCAGGATTTTGACTGGCTGGTAAGTATACCAAAAGAAAAGGTGTTGAAGAAATCCAACAATGCAGAAGTCGTTTTTGAGGAACAGGATTTCGATGGTTTCCTGAATAGGCTGAAAGAGTACCCGGAGATTGAATATCTGGGAGAAGTCATAGAGCACAGCTGGGGGCAGCGTGTGATCCGGTTCTACGACTTGGACGGGCATCTCATAGAGGTTGGCGAGGATATGAAAATGGTGGTCAGGCGGTTTCTGAATACTGGCATGACAATGGAAGAAGTGTCCGAAAGAATGGACGTTTCCATTGAGGATTTAGGAAAACTGCTGGATAGATGAGAGGGTTTGGATGCTTCTTTGCTGGCAATTGGCATATACGCTCAAAATGAGTTACAAGATGGATTACAGTGATAAATCCACTTTCAACTGGATCTCCGTTCTCAGACTGCCCGATTTCGTCAAAAAAGAGGATTGTGATTGGGTCGTTGCAGCAGCCACAAAAAAGAAAGGGATAGACTGCTCCATCGCGGAGTTTTGACGATTGACGAAGGCTTGTGCGTTCAGATCATGCACATTGGACCCTATGATACTGGGTCGGAATCGGTGGCGTTGATGGATGCGTTCCTTGCAGAGAACGGGTATGCAAATGATATGGCGGATGGGCGGCTGCATCATGAGATCTACTTATCAAACCAAAAAAGAGTGTTTCGGAAAAGATGAAAACGGTAATCCGGCATCCGATAAAACGAGCCTGATGATATTGGTAGCTGAAAAACATAAATTAGAAATTTGTGGAGGATGACGATGATAGGATTGATAGTAGCACGCTCCAAAAATAATGTCATAGGGAAAAATGGGAAAATACCATGGAAAATCAAGGGAGAGCAGAAACAATTCAGAGAGTTGACAACAAATAAAACTGTTATTATGGGACGAAAATCTTACAATGAAATTGGACATCCACTTGCAAACAGATTAAATATTATAGTATCTAATACAGCAAATTATACAGGAGAAAACTTGATAACAGTTCATTCTCTCAATGAAGCAATTCAAGTCGCTGGAAATAAAGATATCTTTGTGATCGGCGGATATAGTTTATATAAAGAAGCGTTGCCAATTGTAGATAAAATGTATATTACAGAAATTGATATAGAGGTGTCAAATGGGGATGTCTTTTTCCCACAATTCAATATAGATAATTTTGAATTGTCTATTGGAGAAACATTTGGAAATGATATTAAATATACTCGCACGCTTTATACTAGAAAAAGATGGATTCCAAATTGCGTGGCAAAGAATATGCTTGAATCATCTGGATAAGCTACATACGACTGAATTGAGTGTATAATGAAAAATCAGAGAGTGTTTTATTATCATATGACATCATTGGACAAACTCTGTTCCATTGCAGAACAGGGATTGATTCCCAAAAACGAACGCAACGGAAAACTTATTGGAGGAGAAAATCTGAAAGTCTTTTTTCTGAGGGGGTTGAAGGTGCAATTGCTCTGTTTGTGGACTTTCAAATTGTCTACGATAAAATCAAAACGAAACAGATGACTGTAGCAGACAAGGATATTGAAAACCGGTTGTTACAGTCTCTAATCTTTTTTATGTTTTAAATATCCTTTTGTATATTTACAGGAATCCTGATTTTCCTATTTACTTTTGCTATAGGTTGTATACTTGTGTTCCCGGTAACTTTGACTGCGGTGTTTTTCATAAAGGGACTAAAAGTAGCCGGGCATGAAGGAATGAAACGATCCAACTTATTGTCATTGCCGTTCTCTATCTTGCTATATGTATATTTGGCAGCCTGGCCAATGATTGGAAATCTAAACAAGAATACATTAGGAACAATCATTTATGTAATTATTGGTTTTCATCGGTGTATGTATTTTCATTAATGGCCATGTATTCACTCTCTGCTATTCTAAATCTTGTTCATTTGAAAAAGAAATGCAGATTATATTGTTGTTCTTGGATGTGGAGTAATTGGAAAGCGGGTTACATCGCTACTTGCAGCCCGGATTGAAAGAGGAATAGGATTGCTGAAGTGGAATCCAAACGCTGTATTAATTATGTCCGGTGGACAAGGCTCTGGCGAAGATATTCCAGAAAGCGAGGCTATGGCCGCATATGAAGTAGATAAAGGAGTGGATGCAGATAGGATTATAAAGGAACAAAAATCTGTATCAACGAAAGAAAATCTGTTGTTTTCAAGGAAGTTGACGGAGAAAAAAGCCCTAAAATTACCATCGTTACAACGGCGTATCATGTGTTCAGAGCATTGATTCTGGCAAAGCGGCAAGGAATAAAATGTGTGGGTTTTGGGACAAAGACAATTTGAACGATTGGGTGAATGAAGAAAAAATCGTGCCTATTATCCAAATGATAACTGCAAGGACAGGGCTGCTTCTCTCCG carries:
- a CDS encoding dihydrofolate reductase, with translation MIGLIVARSKNNVIGKNGKIPWKIKGEQKQFRELTTNKTVIMGRKSYNEIGHPLANRLNIIVSNTANYTGENLITVHSLNEAIQVAGNKDIFVIGGYSLYKEALPIVDKMYITEIDIEVSNGDVFFPQFNIDNFELSIGETFGNDIKYTRTLYTRKRWIPNCVAKNMLESSG
- a CDS encoding LytR/AlgR family response regulator transcription factor, giving the protein MLHISICDDEQMAAERIQGLIEKELKEQGIVYQMDLFKNGEEFLSQYQIRSEELIFLDIDMPVKSGIEVIEELEEIGKNKDVILITSHDHLVLKSLTYGPFQIIRKMSMAEDIPKAVRRYLREKKQEDMIIEFVGKGFVRHVKKEDIVYLEKYRHNITVHLKNSENLSIRGTMQDYEIMLARQGFVRIHLGYIVNLRQCYSIEKSEMIMTDGARLPISRDRHKAVKEQFMISRRN
- a CDS encoding ATP-binding protein, translated to METKQPFKALSRICLNNWHYIDKKILTLSEGINFFTGHSGSGKSTVIDAIQIVLYANTDGRGFFNKAAADDSDRSLIEYLRGMVNISENNESQYLRNKNFSSTIVLELEQTNTREKQCVGVVFDVETATNEISRLFFWHTGELLNNHYRTEKRCLTTIEMREYLQRTFPPEGFYCGPSNERFRRQLYDIYLGGLDMDKFPRLFKRAIPFRMNIKLEDFVKEYICMEQDIQIEDLQESVMQYGRMQNKIEETQEEIRRLNLIREQYEEFCKEHREVEACTYQIDRLEELWLEAKIQECRDKSLGRQGEIGKQEAVKEQLESQARILQKEYEDIILRIADSGYANLESELAGLNETLERLGASKARWGQTADRLKEWKQQDVTPNQSIWDIDKFADGSISEGELERLKESLLDIQEELEEQRREADSDLRKIKKEEKDAREELKELKQGKKAYPRELEEARYELRNRLHERCGKFVNVQILADLLDIKDERWHNAIEGYLGSNKLLLVVEPGYAREAMDIYQGMDRKKYYRAAVLDTEKVMEDGHQAKEGSLAEEIVAKEPYVRAYIDFFLGNVMKCESIEELREHRIGITPDCVLYHSYRLQHINPDNYTRRAYIGETSMRKRIRQLEEKCQHLQEERLPLQEMLEEIRKTMQLEMLMQPISDYLGWLSDIEQIPAKERRKKQIVEKMQRLKEESVDTWNRQKEEIQRQQEDKKAQIDQVQKDIWNNQKDIERFREELIQSESALVQQKQKTVENPEYEQEFQEYLAGKKSSNYEYLKRQRIAERYPKQEREEQAYQKLVDIRGEYLRNYPNRTYSAAIKNNEAYDKLLNTLQCDDLESYRESAKEQARQAVEHFKDDFIFKIRSAIREAYQRRDELNRIISRLDFGKDKYQFVITKNKGADGKYYKMFMDDSLQINPSQLTNTIDNQLNMFTMEHEDQYGDLMNELINIFIPPENATKEELDEAKKNMDKYADYRTYLSFDMQQIVKGDKDMTIGLSKMIKKNSGGEGQNPLYVALLASFAQVYRINLSPKIHRSPTIRLVVLDEAFSKMDAEKVASCISLIRGLGFQAIISATNDKIQNYLENVDKTFVYANPNKRHISIQEFERKDFGELKD
- a CDS encoding GyrI-like domain-containing protein; this translates as MGRCSSHKKERDRLLHRGVLTIDEGLCVQIMHIGPYDTGSESVALMDAFLAENGYANDMADGRLHHEIYLSNQKRVFRKR
- a CDS encoding Wadjet anti-phage system protein JetD domain-containing protein — encoded protein: MYIVDKIINKCEKSSRDWRSGASGRRTIQIMQSDYDRCGKSVLISEVKELEFRGLIEIEKWVTRGSDVDIIAFRVEKLDKFYELAKSEGRMVWPKQERVDYYRGMLEAELGKGIEKNWIREYYRYLISRLDKGNFPKDVEKLELYTCCLRGIDELEEPVYKRIFSKKYLNNSKKFEKEVQGHLISVAKKYWDEIEEDMDDKTVLSQLLLEEYAQELEMKGPLRLIIESGGKMQSEEGTEIEGETPPDQEIDISAFIYGVTLNSAMLKYSRIAPKQPDIRRIITIENKANFVSVPYDPHTLYIFSHGYFSPKEREFLKKLAYILNEEDVGYYHSGDLDYGGIKIYEYIKKRIFPELRPYLMDVETYDRYLEYGEEAPESVLKKIKTVGLPEFQGLIGRMLETGLMIEQESFLI
- a CDS encoding VOC family protein gives rise to the protein MKYVCTVISVADIGTARKFYEELFGLEVYQDYGKNIAFSCGLALQQDFDWLVSIPKEKVLKKSNNAEVVFEEQDFDGFLNRLKEYPEIEYLGEVIEHSWGQRVIRFYDLDGHLIEVGEDMKMVVRRFLNTGMTMEEVSERMDVSIEDLGKLLDR
- a CDS encoding DUF3788 family protein; protein product: MVTLGKDERARFEADRSEYSESVQKVYDDSKTYHDGKWMMFEPVDTYLFGIDLH
- a CDS encoding ATP-binding protein, yielding MEPEFISKIFRPFEQESADIIKKYGGSRLGMAIADQMVRLMGGEIVIDN
- a CDS encoding DUF885 domain-containing protein, translated to MSKKRSAIIVSLFLAAIFLSIGVFRHFHQDEDQRFESYTRSLFCQEVSGSTITLHYTLKDPSAYGIKDTPITYGACSTDTSAICASVENALALLQSYDRKELSSKNKLTYDVLEDYLSSSVKEAKFSLYDEPLAPLTGTQSQLPVLLSEYQFYDVSDVDTYLKLLSKTPEYFQSIIEFEKAKSEAGLFMASYSADDIMKECQAFIDMGDENYLYSSFEERLKSLKLKEEEQASYIEKNASAIKEYIFPSYSLLKDGLAALRTSGKNNNGLCYLPKGREYYENVVANETGSSRTIPQLQQLTQTQMLDDLRAMQTVLAASTQGSSISSDVFKTQGTVLEDSNPASILAGLEGMLKDSFPAPPEVSTQIKYVQKSMEEYLSPAFYMVPAIDSTKNNVIYINQGHMPDDISLFTTLAHEGYPGHLYQTVYYASRKPDPIRNLLNYGGYTEGWATYSEMMSYYYTPLTKEQATLMQKNTSVILGLYALADMGIHYDGWTLLDTVSFFRGYGITDTNTIEDIYDLIIADPANYLKYYIGYVEFLELKKDAMDKWGDGFTQKRFHKAVLDVGPASFDVIRKHIF